One window from the genome of Paracoccus marcusii encodes:
- a CDS encoding MotE family protein, with protein MARHLLPALTLLFALPAGAMIWQGQNLSGVFAAVAAPTDLLDGCGDVPEAVALAEELRDRALRIERYMESIDARKAELVQAESTLRERLAELRAQKGSITARQDGATQAVRTDIDRLIALYDQMKPAEAAAILTNLPADFAAEILMRVQPEAGARIIAAVEPRQAALLTAQMGARSVRNP; from the coding sequence ATGGCTAGGCATCTGCTGCCCGCGCTGACATTGCTGTTCGCCCTGCCGGCCGGTGCGATGATCTGGCAGGGCCAGAACCTGTCGGGGGTGTTTGCCGCCGTGGCCGCGCCCACCGACCTGCTGGACGGCTGCGGCGATGTCCCCGAGGCCGTGGCCCTGGCCGAGGAGCTGCGCGACCGTGCGCTGCGCATAGAACGCTACATGGAATCCATCGACGCGCGGAAGGCCGAGCTTGTGCAGGCGGAAAGCACGCTGCGCGAACGGCTGGCCGAACTGCGCGCCCAGAAGGGCAGCATCACGGCCCGCCAGGACGGCGCGACCCAGGCCGTGCGCACCGACATCGACCGGCTGATCGCGCTTTATGACCAGATGAAACCTGCCGAGGCCGCCGCCATCCTGACCAACCTGCCCGCCGATTTCGCGGCCGAGATCCTGATGCGCGTCCAGCCCGAGGCCGGCGCCCGCATCATCGCCGCGGTCGAGCCGCGCCAGGCCGCCCTGCTGACCGCCCAGATGGGCGCGCGCAGCGTCCGCAACCCATAA